In one Babylonia areolata isolate BAREFJ2019XMU chromosome 14, ASM4173473v1, whole genome shotgun sequence genomic region, the following are encoded:
- the LOC143289688 gene encoding uncharacterized protein LOC143289688, with protein sequence MGTYTTVEDTVSKHYTVQTESLIRDCIKIRSNESEYLPWNNPDNIVSQDVERIARRIKDLTLAVAIMVGGPANIINMAVFYKQGLQDRVNLCLFMLAFFDDMFITSAFGLHAQNIYSSHSVHSPGNQDMANHNLVVFMGSAFLSFIMSAIIACERCYCVLRPLKYQTLMRTRTMALIILCFAVFVFSVFFVVSYRYWIWCYYDPLTGEEVIKIAGGEFYRAHKQLIDYLDSVLFGAGVPGGVMIVVISTTVITTAKLRHIVTWRSETSSALSAREVALTKMLVGNSVFFITCTTPSCIFRVVCLFLPEMSAVGRNQNFYFTTLWTLEGFCFINSSCNVFIYYVMGSRYRETLRGLCCRKKVLQNKTNN encoded by the coding sequence ATGGGCACATATACAACTGTGGAGGACACAGTGTCCAAGCATTACACTGTCCAGACCGAGTCTCTAATCCGAGACTGCATCAAAATCAGGTCCAATGAGTCAGAATACTTACCGTGGAACAACCCTGACAACATTGTCAGTCAAGACGTAGAAAGAATCGCCAGGAGAATCAAGGACCTTACACTCGCTGTAGCGATCATGGTAGGAGGGCCagccaacatcatcaacatggcggtgttctaCAAACAAGGTCTTCAGGATCGTGTCAACCTCTGCCTCTTCATGCTCGCCTTCTTTGACGACATGTTCATCACCTCGGCTTTCGGTCTGCACGCCCAGAATATCTACAGCTCACACTCTGTGCACTCTCCAGGGAACCAGGACATGGCCAACCACAACCTGGTCGTTTTCATGGGCTCTGCTTTCCTCTCCTTCATCATGTCAGCCATCATTGCCTGCGAGAGGTGTTACTGTGTCCTCAGACCGCTCAAGTATCAGACTCTGATGCGCACCAGAACGATGGCTTTGATTATTCTCTGCTTTGCTGTTTTCGTCTTCAGCGTGTTCTTTGTCGTGTCCTATCGGTATTGGATATGGTGCTACTACGATCCTCTGACAGGCGAAGAGGTGATTAAAATTGCTGGCGGCGAGTTCTACAGAGCTCACAAACAGCTCATTGACTACCTGGACAGCGTTTTGTTTGGAGCTGGTGTGCCCGGGGGGGTGATGATCGTGGTCATATCCACAACGGTCATCACCACGGCGAAGCTCCGTCACATTGTGACGTGGCGCTCAGAAACCTCCTCGGCACTGTCTGCCCGTGAAGTGGCGCTGACCAAGATGCTGGTGGGCAATTCTGTGTTCTTCATCACGTGCACCACTCCTTCCTGTATATTCCGcgtcgtctgtctcttcctgccgGAGATGAGCGCTGTAGGGCGGAACCAGAACTTTTACTTCACCACGCTCTGGACACTGGAAGGATTCTGCTTCATCAACTCATCGTGCAATGTCTTCATATACTACGTCATGGGCTCTCGGTACAGGGAGACACTGCGGGGACTCTGCTGCAGAAAGAAAGTGCTTCAAAATAAAACTAACAACTGA